One Ricinus communis isolate WT05 ecotype wild-type chromosome 1, ASM1957865v1, whole genome shotgun sequence DNA window includes the following coding sequences:
- the LOC8285852 gene encoding putative E3 ubiquitin-protein ligase RF298 isoform X1 codes for MDDVNGESDTMMIPLTPSQLCNLIQSQKQEEGKALPHCPPPSLEGLGSNDKIFLLVRKVDAMASSGSSSSNSGPLSVSQQDGGKNKRKLVDHSPQDPLSHPSSWTEFPRYESSSEKSQNPRTDLRHLEVGSSQHDDWDDPLACQLEGLLLSAIHTIYQNAITLLVRRGYDEDIAQKAISRLGFYHGGTDIVENVVNEVVSFLKNGKDNSRDIVFENLQQMVVYTLLELVNVLRQVKPSLSTGKVMWWLLIGDMNISQACEMEEDLLGEFSGKEISGESSSNSLTLSSKSPSSELLLNTNKPNIASSTFTQDHSSTHETLKFGSFPNSPNLNSPRTPEKESMLSITGTSQKSLSVQHTSQAFSFEENLKTGSKSFNKKELATLQKTLSAGRALRNHGKSISQSGKITNLGGLNLEKRLKSPSKSHGVQTKGSAPKMKAKVGASTIGGSCQVTGNAPSIVSTANDASKVQTKEPISALATETTEHVVSGKKPVSKLEANATVFPKISDYCAGIPYDKSLGKYVPQDEKDELILKLVPQVQALQNNVQGWTDWANQKVMQATRRLGKDKLEMKALKQEKEEAEQFKKEKKVFEENAMKRLSEMEFALGKATGQVKASNSTIQNLEGKRSELKKEMEIQKLRAVQTARSCQEAFERELKAIKNIQSMNKQKRLLEDELKTHKQKVVELQQEKCKAEKVQNQIENFQGKWNQERALKEALLAQFASIKYEQDKVEAARKAEEDMIRQRAENDAKKYKEDVAKLEKQVSEIKLKSDASRIAALKRGMEGSQDSDMVKMAENFQETFGTKGLKRERECVMCLSEEKSVVFLPCAHQVLCMECNELHQKEGMEDCPSCRTPIHCRIPARFAHQ; via the exons ATG GATGATGTAAATGGAGAATCTGATACGATGATGATTCCTTTGACCCCATCACAATTATGCAACTTAATACAGTCCCAAAAGCAAGAGGAG GGTAAAGCTTTGCCCCATTGTCCACCACCGTCTCTCGAGGGTTTGG GTTCAAATGATAagatttttcttcttgtccGAAAAGTTGATGCAATGGCTAGCAGTGGCAGTAGCAGTAGCAACTCAGGTCCTCTATCTGTCTCCCAACAAGATGGAGGtaagaacaaaagaaagctTGTCGATCATTCTCCACAGGATCCACTTAGCCACCCTTCTTCTTGGACTGAATTTCCTCGGTACGAGTCATCCTCGGAAAAATCTCAGAACCCTCGAACTGACCTTAGACATTTAGAGGTGGGGTCATCTCAGCATGATGATTGGGATGATCCTCTTGCATGCCAACTTGAAGGACTGCTGTTGTCTGCTATACACACCATTTACCAAAATGCTATTACGCTGCTGGTTAGAAGAGGATATGATGAGGATATTGCTCAGAAGGCCATTTCAAGGCTAGGCTTTTACCATGGGGGTACAGACATAGTGGAAAACGTCGTTAACGAGGTCGTTTCCTTCTTGAAGAATGGGAAGGACAATTCAAGAGATATTGTGTTTGAGAATTTGCAACAGATGGTGGTGTACACCCTGCTAGAGTTGGTTAATGTGCTTAGGCAAGTCAAGCCATCGTTATCCACAGGAAAAGTGATGTGGTGGTTGCTAATAGGTGATATGAACATTTCACAGGCATGTGAGATGGAAGAAGATCTACTGGGTGAGTTTAGTGGTAAAGAAATCTCAGGAGAGAGCTCTTCTAATTCTCTTACATTGAGCTCAAAGTCCCCAAGCTCTGAACTTCTCCTGAATACCAATAAGCCAAACATAGCAAGTTCTACTTTCACTCAGGATCACAGTTCTACGCATGAAACATTAAAATTTGGAAGTTTCCCAAACTCGCCTAACCTCAATAGTCCTCGTACGCCAGAAAAAGAGAGTATGCTTTCTATTACAGGCACCTCTCAGAAATCCTTGAGTGTCCAGCATACGTCCCAAGCATTTTCCTTTGAAGAAAATTTGAAGACGGGGAgtaaatcattcaacaagaaagAACTCGCAACTTTGCAGAAAACCTTGAGTGCAGGGAGGGCTCTAAGGAATCACGGTAAGTCAATTTCTCAATCAGGAAAGATCACTAATCTCGGTGGTCTTAATTTGGAAAAGAGATTGAAGTCTCCATCCAAATCGCATGGTGTGCAAACAAAAGGTTCTGCTCCAAAGATGAAAGCCAAAGTGGGAGCTTCTACGATTGGTGGAAGTTGTCAGGTTACTGGCAATGCTCCATCCATTGTATCTACTGCAAATGACGCTTCAAAAGTTCAAACGAAGGAGCCAATATCTGCATTAGCTACAGAAACTACAGAACATGTGGTTTCTGGAAAGAAGCCTGTGTCAAAGCTTGAAGCAAATGCTACCGTGTTTCCTAAGATATCTGATTATTGTGCTGGAATACCATATGATAAGTCTTTGGGAAAATATGTTCCGCaagatgagaaagatgaaTTGATCTTAAAGCTAGTTCCTCAAGTGCAGGCACTACAGAATAATGTACAGGGTTGGACTGATTGGGCTAATCAAAAAGTTATGCAGGCTACTCGCAGGCTCGGCAAAGACAAACTTGAAATGAAGGCACTAAAACAGGAGAAAGAAGAGGCAGAGCAATtcaaaaaggagaagaaagtcTTCGAGGAGAATGCCATGAAGAGGTTATCAGAGATGGAGTTTGCCTTGGGTAAAGCTACCGGTCAGGTCAAGGCATCTAACTCTACaattcaaaatcttgaagGGAAGCGTTCTGAGCTAAAGAAGGAGATGGAGATTCAAAAACTGCGAGCTGTACAAACCGCTAGGAGTTGTCAGGAAGCATTTGAGAGAGAGCTAAAGGCGATAAAGAATATTCAATCAATGAATAAGCAGAAGAGGTTATTGGAGGATGAGCTAAAGACTCATAAACAGAAGGTGGTCGAACTGCAACAGGAAAAATGCAAGGCAGAAAAGGTGCAGAACCAAATTGAG aattttcagGGAAAATGGAACCAAGAGAGAGCATTGAAGGAAGCTTTGCTCGCACAGTTTGCCTCCATAAAATACGAACAAGACAAAGTTGAAGCTGCAAGAAAAGCAGAGGAAGATATGATCAGACAAAGAGCAGAAAATGATGCGAAGAAGTATAAGGAGGACGTTGCAAAGCTTGAGAAACAAGTatctgaaataaaattaaagtctGATGCTTCAAGAATAGCTGCTCTGAAAAGGGGCATGGAAGGAAGCCAAGACTCTGATATGGTAAAAATGGCAGAGAATTTCCAAGAAACATTTGGAACTAAAGGCTTAAAAAGAGAGAGGGAGTGTGTGATGTGCTTGTCAGAGGAGAAGTCAGTGGTTTTTCTGCCATGTGCACATCAGGTCCTTTGCATGGAGTGTAATGAACTTCATCAGAAAGAAGGAATGGAGGACTGCCCTTCTTGCAGGACTCCTATCCATTGCAGGATTCCAGCTCGCTTTGCTCATCAATGA
- the LOC8285852 gene encoding putative E3 ubiquitin-protein ligase RF298 isoform X2, producing the protein MDDVNGESDTMMIPLTPSQLCNLIQSQKQEEGKALPHCPPPSLEGLGSNDKIFLLVRKVDAMASSGSSSSNSGPLSVSQQDGGKNKRKLVDHSPQDPLSHPSSWTEFPRYESSSEKSQNPRTDLRHLEVGSSQHDDWDDPLACQLEGLLLSAIHTIYQNAITLLVRRGYDEDIAQKAISRLGFYHGGTDIVENVVNEVVSFLKNGKDNSRDIVFENLQQMVVYTLLELVNVLRQVKPSLSTGKVMWWLLIGDMNISQACEMEEDLLGEFSGKEISGESSSNSLTLSSKSPSSELLLNTNKPNIASSTFTQDHSSTHETLKFGSFPNSPNLNSPRTPEKESMLSITGTSQKSLSVQHTSQAFSFEENLKTGSKSFNKKELATLQKTLSAGRALRNHGKSISQSGKITNLGGLNLEKRLKSPSKSHGVQTKGSAPKMKAKVGASTIGGSCQVTGNAPSIVSTANDASKVQTKEPISALATETTEHVVSGKKPVSKLEANATVFPKISDYCAGIPYDKSLGKYVPQDEKDELILKLVPQVQALQNNVQGWTDWANQKVMQATRRLGKDKLEMKALKQEKEEAEQFKKEKKVFEENAMKRLSEMEFALGKATGQVKASNSTIQNLEGKRSELKKEMEIQKLRAVQTARSCQEAFERELKAIKNIQSMNKQKRLLEDELKTHKQKVVELQQEKCKAEKVQNQIEGKWNQERALKEALLAQFASIKYEQDKVEAARKAEEDMIRQRAENDAKKYKEDVAKLEKQVSEIKLKSDASRIAALKRGMEGSQDSDMVKMAENFQETFGTKGLKRERECVMCLSEEKSVVFLPCAHQVLCMECNELHQKEGMEDCPSCRTPIHCRIPARFAHQ; encoded by the exons ATG GATGATGTAAATGGAGAATCTGATACGATGATGATTCCTTTGACCCCATCACAATTATGCAACTTAATACAGTCCCAAAAGCAAGAGGAG GGTAAAGCTTTGCCCCATTGTCCACCACCGTCTCTCGAGGGTTTGG GTTCAAATGATAagatttttcttcttgtccGAAAAGTTGATGCAATGGCTAGCAGTGGCAGTAGCAGTAGCAACTCAGGTCCTCTATCTGTCTCCCAACAAGATGGAGGtaagaacaaaagaaagctTGTCGATCATTCTCCACAGGATCCACTTAGCCACCCTTCTTCTTGGACTGAATTTCCTCGGTACGAGTCATCCTCGGAAAAATCTCAGAACCCTCGAACTGACCTTAGACATTTAGAGGTGGGGTCATCTCAGCATGATGATTGGGATGATCCTCTTGCATGCCAACTTGAAGGACTGCTGTTGTCTGCTATACACACCATTTACCAAAATGCTATTACGCTGCTGGTTAGAAGAGGATATGATGAGGATATTGCTCAGAAGGCCATTTCAAGGCTAGGCTTTTACCATGGGGGTACAGACATAGTGGAAAACGTCGTTAACGAGGTCGTTTCCTTCTTGAAGAATGGGAAGGACAATTCAAGAGATATTGTGTTTGAGAATTTGCAACAGATGGTGGTGTACACCCTGCTAGAGTTGGTTAATGTGCTTAGGCAAGTCAAGCCATCGTTATCCACAGGAAAAGTGATGTGGTGGTTGCTAATAGGTGATATGAACATTTCACAGGCATGTGAGATGGAAGAAGATCTACTGGGTGAGTTTAGTGGTAAAGAAATCTCAGGAGAGAGCTCTTCTAATTCTCTTACATTGAGCTCAAAGTCCCCAAGCTCTGAACTTCTCCTGAATACCAATAAGCCAAACATAGCAAGTTCTACTTTCACTCAGGATCACAGTTCTACGCATGAAACATTAAAATTTGGAAGTTTCCCAAACTCGCCTAACCTCAATAGTCCTCGTACGCCAGAAAAAGAGAGTATGCTTTCTATTACAGGCACCTCTCAGAAATCCTTGAGTGTCCAGCATACGTCCCAAGCATTTTCCTTTGAAGAAAATTTGAAGACGGGGAgtaaatcattcaacaagaaagAACTCGCAACTTTGCAGAAAACCTTGAGTGCAGGGAGGGCTCTAAGGAATCACGGTAAGTCAATTTCTCAATCAGGAAAGATCACTAATCTCGGTGGTCTTAATTTGGAAAAGAGATTGAAGTCTCCATCCAAATCGCATGGTGTGCAAACAAAAGGTTCTGCTCCAAAGATGAAAGCCAAAGTGGGAGCTTCTACGATTGGTGGAAGTTGTCAGGTTACTGGCAATGCTCCATCCATTGTATCTACTGCAAATGACGCTTCAAAAGTTCAAACGAAGGAGCCAATATCTGCATTAGCTACAGAAACTACAGAACATGTGGTTTCTGGAAAGAAGCCTGTGTCAAAGCTTGAAGCAAATGCTACCGTGTTTCCTAAGATATCTGATTATTGTGCTGGAATACCATATGATAAGTCTTTGGGAAAATATGTTCCGCaagatgagaaagatgaaTTGATCTTAAAGCTAGTTCCTCAAGTGCAGGCACTACAGAATAATGTACAGGGTTGGACTGATTGGGCTAATCAAAAAGTTATGCAGGCTACTCGCAGGCTCGGCAAAGACAAACTTGAAATGAAGGCACTAAAACAGGAGAAAGAAGAGGCAGAGCAATtcaaaaaggagaagaaagtcTTCGAGGAGAATGCCATGAAGAGGTTATCAGAGATGGAGTTTGCCTTGGGTAAAGCTACCGGTCAGGTCAAGGCATCTAACTCTACaattcaaaatcttgaagGGAAGCGTTCTGAGCTAAAGAAGGAGATGGAGATTCAAAAACTGCGAGCTGTACAAACCGCTAGGAGTTGTCAGGAAGCATTTGAGAGAGAGCTAAAGGCGATAAAGAATATTCAATCAATGAATAAGCAGAAGAGGTTATTGGAGGATGAGCTAAAGACTCATAAACAGAAGGTGGTCGAACTGCAACAGGAAAAATGCAAGGCAGAAAAGGTGCAGAACCAAATTGAG GGAAAATGGAACCAAGAGAGAGCATTGAAGGAAGCTTTGCTCGCACAGTTTGCCTCCATAAAATACGAACAAGACAAAGTTGAAGCTGCAAGAAAAGCAGAGGAAGATATGATCAGACAAAGAGCAGAAAATGATGCGAAGAAGTATAAGGAGGACGTTGCAAAGCTTGAGAAACAAGTatctgaaataaaattaaagtctGATGCTTCAAGAATAGCTGCTCTGAAAAGGGGCATGGAAGGAAGCCAAGACTCTGATATGGTAAAAATGGCAGAGAATTTCCAAGAAACATTTGGAACTAAAGGCTTAAAAAGAGAGAGGGAGTGTGTGATGTGCTTGTCAGAGGAGAAGTCAGTGGTTTTTCTGCCATGTGCACATCAGGTCCTTTGCATGGAGTGTAATGAACTTCATCAGAAAGAAGGAATGGAGGACTGCCCTTCTTGCAGGACTCCTATCCATTGCAGGATTCCAGCTCGCTTTGCTCATCAATGA
- the LOC8285852 gene encoding putative E3 ubiquitin-protein ligase RF298 isoform X3 encodes MASSGSSSSNSGPLSVSQQDGGKNKRKLVDHSPQDPLSHPSSWTEFPRYESSSEKSQNPRTDLRHLEVGSSQHDDWDDPLACQLEGLLLSAIHTIYQNAITLLVRRGYDEDIAQKAISRLGFYHGGTDIVENVVNEVVSFLKNGKDNSRDIVFENLQQMVVYTLLELVNVLRQVKPSLSTGKVMWWLLIGDMNISQACEMEEDLLGEFSGKEISGESSSNSLTLSSKSPSSELLLNTNKPNIASSTFTQDHSSTHETLKFGSFPNSPNLNSPRTPEKESMLSITGTSQKSLSVQHTSQAFSFEENLKTGSKSFNKKELATLQKTLSAGRALRNHGKSISQSGKITNLGGLNLEKRLKSPSKSHGVQTKGSAPKMKAKVGASTIGGSCQVTGNAPSIVSTANDASKVQTKEPISALATETTEHVVSGKKPVSKLEANATVFPKISDYCAGIPYDKSLGKYVPQDEKDELILKLVPQVQALQNNVQGWTDWANQKVMQATRRLGKDKLEMKALKQEKEEAEQFKKEKKVFEENAMKRLSEMEFALGKATGQVKASNSTIQNLEGKRSELKKEMEIQKLRAVQTARSCQEAFERELKAIKNIQSMNKQKRLLEDELKTHKQKVVELQQEKCKAEKVQNQIENFQGKWNQERALKEALLAQFASIKYEQDKVEAARKAEEDMIRQRAENDAKKYKEDVAKLEKQVSEIKLKSDASRIAALKRGMEGSQDSDMVKMAENFQETFGTKGLKRERECVMCLSEEKSVVFLPCAHQVLCMECNELHQKEGMEDCPSCRTPIHCRIPARFAHQ; translated from the exons ATGGCTAGCAGTGGCAGTAGCAGTAGCAACTCAGGTCCTCTATCTGTCTCCCAACAAGATGGAGGtaagaacaaaagaaagctTGTCGATCATTCTCCACAGGATCCACTTAGCCACCCTTCTTCTTGGACTGAATTTCCTCGGTACGAGTCATCCTCGGAAAAATCTCAGAACCCTCGAACTGACCTTAGACATTTAGAGGTGGGGTCATCTCAGCATGATGATTGGGATGATCCTCTTGCATGCCAACTTGAAGGACTGCTGTTGTCTGCTATACACACCATTTACCAAAATGCTATTACGCTGCTGGTTAGAAGAGGATATGATGAGGATATTGCTCAGAAGGCCATTTCAAGGCTAGGCTTTTACCATGGGGGTACAGACATAGTGGAAAACGTCGTTAACGAGGTCGTTTCCTTCTTGAAGAATGGGAAGGACAATTCAAGAGATATTGTGTTTGAGAATTTGCAACAGATGGTGGTGTACACCCTGCTAGAGTTGGTTAATGTGCTTAGGCAAGTCAAGCCATCGTTATCCACAGGAAAAGTGATGTGGTGGTTGCTAATAGGTGATATGAACATTTCACAGGCATGTGAGATGGAAGAAGATCTACTGGGTGAGTTTAGTGGTAAAGAAATCTCAGGAGAGAGCTCTTCTAATTCTCTTACATTGAGCTCAAAGTCCCCAAGCTCTGAACTTCTCCTGAATACCAATAAGCCAAACATAGCAAGTTCTACTTTCACTCAGGATCACAGTTCTACGCATGAAACATTAAAATTTGGAAGTTTCCCAAACTCGCCTAACCTCAATAGTCCTCGTACGCCAGAAAAAGAGAGTATGCTTTCTATTACAGGCACCTCTCAGAAATCCTTGAGTGTCCAGCATACGTCCCAAGCATTTTCCTTTGAAGAAAATTTGAAGACGGGGAgtaaatcattcaacaagaaagAACTCGCAACTTTGCAGAAAACCTTGAGTGCAGGGAGGGCTCTAAGGAATCACGGTAAGTCAATTTCTCAATCAGGAAAGATCACTAATCTCGGTGGTCTTAATTTGGAAAAGAGATTGAAGTCTCCATCCAAATCGCATGGTGTGCAAACAAAAGGTTCTGCTCCAAAGATGAAAGCCAAAGTGGGAGCTTCTACGATTGGTGGAAGTTGTCAGGTTACTGGCAATGCTCCATCCATTGTATCTACTGCAAATGACGCTTCAAAAGTTCAAACGAAGGAGCCAATATCTGCATTAGCTACAGAAACTACAGAACATGTGGTTTCTGGAAAGAAGCCTGTGTCAAAGCTTGAAGCAAATGCTACCGTGTTTCCTAAGATATCTGATTATTGTGCTGGAATACCATATGATAAGTCTTTGGGAAAATATGTTCCGCaagatgagaaagatgaaTTGATCTTAAAGCTAGTTCCTCAAGTGCAGGCACTACAGAATAATGTACAGGGTTGGACTGATTGGGCTAATCAAAAAGTTATGCAGGCTACTCGCAGGCTCGGCAAAGACAAACTTGAAATGAAGGCACTAAAACAGGAGAAAGAAGAGGCAGAGCAATtcaaaaaggagaagaaagtcTTCGAGGAGAATGCCATGAAGAGGTTATCAGAGATGGAGTTTGCCTTGGGTAAAGCTACCGGTCAGGTCAAGGCATCTAACTCTACaattcaaaatcttgaagGGAAGCGTTCTGAGCTAAAGAAGGAGATGGAGATTCAAAAACTGCGAGCTGTACAAACCGCTAGGAGTTGTCAGGAAGCATTTGAGAGAGAGCTAAAGGCGATAAAGAATATTCAATCAATGAATAAGCAGAAGAGGTTATTGGAGGATGAGCTAAAGACTCATAAACAGAAGGTGGTCGAACTGCAACAGGAAAAATGCAAGGCAGAAAAGGTGCAGAACCAAATTGAG aattttcagGGAAAATGGAACCAAGAGAGAGCATTGAAGGAAGCTTTGCTCGCACAGTTTGCCTCCATAAAATACGAACAAGACAAAGTTGAAGCTGCAAGAAAAGCAGAGGAAGATATGATCAGACAAAGAGCAGAAAATGATGCGAAGAAGTATAAGGAGGACGTTGCAAAGCTTGAGAAACAAGTatctgaaataaaattaaagtctGATGCTTCAAGAATAGCTGCTCTGAAAAGGGGCATGGAAGGAAGCCAAGACTCTGATATGGTAAAAATGGCAGAGAATTTCCAAGAAACATTTGGAACTAAAGGCTTAAAAAGAGAGAGGGAGTGTGTGATGTGCTTGTCAGAGGAGAAGTCAGTGGTTTTTCTGCCATGTGCACATCAGGTCCTTTGCATGGAGTGTAATGAACTTCATCAGAAAGAAGGAATGGAGGACTGCCCTTCTTGCAGGACTCCTATCCATTGCAGGATTCCAGCTCGCTTTGCTCATCAATGA
- the LOC8285853 gene encoding methyl-CpG-binding domain-containing protein 4 translates to MATKDDTKETPKTPKTSSNSKNSRGAMRSVDTYAAQCEKCMKWRVIETEEEYEEIRSKIVENPFYCNRKPGISCEDPADIECDASRTWVIDKPGLPKTPGGFKRSLVLRRDFSKMDAYYITPTGKKLRTRNEIAAFLEANPKYKGVSIEDFNFTSPKVMEETVPEDVKKATASASSKKVKASKDAA, encoded by the exons atggcAACAAAAGACGACACCAAAGAAACCCCTAAAACTCCTAAAACGTCGTCGAATTCGAAG AATTCTCGAGGGGCAATGCGATCGGTTGATACATATGCTGCACAGTGTGAAAAATGCATGAAATGGAGAGTGATTGAAACCGAAGAAGAGTACGAGGAAATTAGAAGCAAAATTGTAGAGAATCCCTTTTATTGCAACAGAAAACCTGGTATATCTTGTGAGGATCCTGCCGATATCGAGTGTGATGCATCTCGAACATGGGTCATTGACAAGCCTGGGCTCCCAAAGACCCCAGGGGGTTTTAAGAGGAGCTTGGTGCTCAGGCGAGATTTTTCGAAAATGGATGCTTACTATATCACTCCGACAGGAAAGAAACTAAGAACGAGAAATGAAATTGCAGCATTTTTAGAAGCAAATCCAAAATACAAAGGTGTATCTATCGAGGACTTCAATTTCACATCTCCAAAGGTAATGGAAGAAACCGTACCTGAGGATGTGAAGAAGGCAACTGCTAGTGCTAGCAGTAAAAAAGTTAAGGCATCGAAGGATGCAGCTTGA